In Planktothrix serta PCC 8927, a single genomic region encodes these proteins:
- the ndhN gene encoding NAD(P)H-quinone oxidoreductase subunit N — protein MALITTGSKLLRDLETYGALGMYVPLEGGFEGRYRRRLRANGYTTYNLSARGLGDLAAYLTGVHGVRPPHLGKKSSGNEAAVGNIYYVPPILNTQLDQLPPKSKGLVLWIIEGHILSSQEIAFLTQLPQQEPRVKLVVEMGGARVVQWTPLKDVNVAA, from the coding sequence ATGGCACTGATCACAACCGGGAGCAAGCTCCTTCGAGATTTAGAAACCTACGGAGCTTTAGGAATGTATGTTCCCCTGGAAGGGGGATTTGAAGGACGATACCGTCGTCGGTTGCGGGCGAATGGATATACAACCTATAACCTATCGGCGCGGGGTTTAGGAGATTTAGCAGCTTATTTAACTGGGGTTCATGGGGTTCGTCCTCCCCACTTAGGTAAAAAAAGCAGTGGGAATGAAGCGGCTGTTGGTAACATCTATTATGTTCCCCCGATTTTAAATACCCAGTTAGATCAACTTCCGCCCAAATCGAAAGGTTTAGTCCTGTGGATTATTGAAGGTCATATTTTGTCGAGTCAAGAAATTGCGTTTTTGACTCAACTCCCCCAACAAGAACCCCGTGTCAAATTGGTGGTAGAAATGGGAGGAGCGCGGGTTGTACAATGGACACCCCTTAAGGATGTCAATGTTGCGGCTTGA
- the ldpA gene encoding circadian clock protein LdpA, which yields MNTYDSPLTALQRGNWFKLICGASYQHHGAVRSLTLAYTLAGADCIDVAADPAVIAIAQEALAEAESLGQQAQALGFGYRYRPWLMVSLNDGEDPHFRKAEFEATACPSSCWRPCETVCPTDAIAFSSMKSGVIDQLCYGCGRCIAICPSDLIYARSYVFRPDEIAPLVLQTGIDALEIHTQIGRETDFKRLWNSIQPHLDKLKLVAISCPDGKGVVEYLQTLSEQITPVELPLIWQTDGRPMSGDIGAGTTVASVKLAQKILAANLPGYVQLAGGTNDYTVAKLKSLGLLRSPVPDHPSVVKPVFPNPYRTPTTTNFENGIQSTDESGAAVSTDRHRVAGVAYGSYARVLLSPILEQLESLSPPKFQGVCPSGEELITPKSQPLSQDETFYRVERQKNVSLLEANPDLLWQAVAKASTLVSQLKSVR from the coding sequence GTGAACACTTATGATTCCCCTTTAACAGCCTTACAACGGGGTAACTGGTTCAAACTCATTTGCGGAGCCAGTTATCAACATCACGGCGCGGTGAGAAGTTTAACCTTGGCATACACCCTAGCCGGCGCCGACTGCATTGACGTGGCGGCTGATCCGGCAGTAATTGCGATCGCTCAGGAGGCCTTAGCAGAAGCCGAATCTTTAGGGCAACAAGCCCAAGCATTAGGATTTGGCTATCGTTATCGTCCCTGGTTAATGGTCAGTCTCAATGATGGAGAAGATCCCCATTTTCGCAAAGCCGAATTTGAGGCGACGGCTTGCCCATCCAGTTGTTGGCGACCTTGCGAAACGGTTTGTCCGACGGATGCGATCGCATTTTCCTCGATGAAATCCGGTGTCATCGATCAACTCTGCTATGGCTGTGGACGCTGTATTGCGATTTGTCCCAGTGATCTAATTTACGCTCGATCTTATGTCTTCCGCCCCGATGAGATAGCACCGTTAGTGTTACAAACCGGAATAGATGCCCTAGAAATTCATACCCAAATTGGACGCGAAACCGACTTTAAACGGCTATGGAATAGTATCCAACCCCATTTAGACAAGCTCAAACTGGTTGCCATTAGCTGCCCTGACGGCAAGGGTGTAGTGGAATATCTGCAAACCTTATCCGAACAGATCACACCCGTTGAATTGCCGTTAATCTGGCAAACCGATGGACGACCCATGAGTGGAGATATTGGGGCGGGTACAACCGTCGCCAGTGTGAAACTTGCTCAAAAAATTTTGGCTGCCAATTTACCGGGATATGTACAACTTGCGGGTGGCACAAACGATTATACTGTAGCCAAGCTCAAATCCCTTGGGCTTTTACGCTCACCTGTTCCCGATCATCCTTCCGTGGTCAAACCCGTTTTTCCAAATCCCTATAGAACACCAACGACGACAAATTTTGAAAACGGTATACAGTCTACAGACGAGTCGGGGGCAGCAGTCTCTACTGACCGTCATCGGGTAGCAGGTGTGGCGTATGGTAGCTATGCCCGTGTGCTGTTGTCACCAATTTTAGAGCAGTTAGAATCCCTCTCCCCTCCTAAATTCCAGGGGGTATGCCCTTCTGGGGAGGAATTGATCACCCCTAAATCTCAACCCTTGAGTCAGGACGAGACGTTTTACCGGGTAGAGAGACAGAAGAATGTGTCCCTACTCGAAGCTAACCCTGACTTGCTGTGGCAAGCAGTGGCTAAAGCCTCAACCCTCGTTTCCCAACTCAAATCAGTTAGATGA